The sequence GTAGAAGCGCTTTCTAATTTAGTAAGTTATTTACCATCGGATTTAGATGCTGCCATATTCATAGTTTTACATATACCGACTTACGCCACTAGCGTCCTACCGCAAATTCTTAACCGTGCTGGAAAATTACCAGCTTCTCATCCTAAAGATAATCAAGAAATTCGTGCAGGGCATATTTATATTGCTCCACCGGACTATCATTTATTCGTTGAACCCGGATATATTAATTTGCTACGCGGACCTAAAGAAAACAACCATCGTCCCGCTATTGACCCTTTATTTCGTAGTGCAGCAAGGGCTTACGGAAAGCGAGTGGTGGGAGTAATACTTACAGGTACCCTCGATGATGGTACCGCAGGACTGCAAGCAGTAAAAATGCGCGGTGGTACGGCAATTGTGCAAAGTCCGGAAGATGCTATTTATAAAGGAATGCCGCGTAGTGCGATTCGTCACGTTGAAGACATTGATTATATTTTGCCATTGTCGGAGATTCCCCAGGCATTAGTAGAACTAGCAAATACACCCGTGGAAGCCAAAACAAATAACCCCGTGTCCCAGCAGATGGAAATAGAAACTGATTTCGTAGACATGGATATGGCAACTCTACATAATAGTCTTTTAGATTTTTTAAAGCGTTTATATCCCCCATTATCGCCCTTTTAAAGAGGGACTTTAACGAAGCCATCCAATAGTAAAATTGTTCGGAGCAAATAAATTTAATATCAGAATTACTTCCCATATTTTATATATTTGGGCATAGGATATTACATGAAAGATACACCAGAAAACCCCGAATTAGAAAGTTTATTAGAATACATAAAAAATAACCGTGCCTTTGATTTTAGCGGTTACAAACGTGCTAGTTTGAGTCGTCGTATTCGCAAGCGGATGCAAATAATTGATATAGAAAACTATGTCGAGTATTTAGATTATTTAGAGGTTCATCCGGACGAATTTGCTGAGCTATTCAATACAATTTTAATTAATGTCACCGCTTTCTTCCGAGAACCAGCAGCTTGGGAATATATCGCTAGTGAAATTATTCCGAATATCATTAATAACAAGCAAGCTAACAAGGCAATTCGTATATGGAGTGCTGGATGCGCTTCTGGAGAAGAAACCTACACCGTTGCGATTTTGCTAGCGGAAGCTTTGGGTATGGAAGAATACTCGCAGCGAGTCAAAGTTTTCGCGACAGATGTAGATATGGAAGCTTTAAAATATGCTCGCCATGCAAATTATACTCATAAACAAGTCGCAAATATTCCCTCAGAATTATTAGACAAATATTTTGAGCCTATAAATAATCATTTCAGCGTGCAAAAAGAATTGCGTCGCGGGGTGATTTTTGGCCGTCATGATTTAGTGCAGGATGCACCTATTTCTAGAATTGACTTGCTGATATGCCGCAACACCTTAATGTACTTTAATAGCGAAACCCAAAGTAAAATTATCGACCGCTTTCACTTTGCTTTAAATAATGGTGGTTTCTTGTTTTTGGGTAAAGCCGAAATGCTGTTTAGCCGCAATAATTTATTTTCACCTTTAGATTTAAAACAACGAATATTTACCAAAATTCATAACGGTAACTTTCGAGAAATGGTCATGGAAATGGGTTACTCAAACAACCAAAAACAAGTTCCTCAAATGATTGAGCGTCAGCGCATTTATGAAGCAGTCTTTGAAATAGACCCAGTTGCTCAAATAGTTTTAGATGCCAAAAGCACAATTATTTTAGCCAACGCAAAAGCCCGTAATATATTTAATATTAATATTAAAGATATTGGTCGTTCGTTACAAGATTTAGAAATTTCCTATCGTCCTGTAGAATTGCGATCGCGAATCGACCAAGTTCACAGCAACCGACGTGCTATTTCTTTAAAAGACATAGAATGGTCAACTCCAGAGCGCGAAACCAAGTATCTTGATGTGCAGATTATGCCATTAATGCATAACAGTACCGATGAACTATTAGGAATCAAAATTATTCTTAGTGACGTTACCCGCTTTAAACATTTGCAGCAAGAATTAGTCCATGCCAACCAAGAGCTAGAAACAGCTTACGAAGAACTCCAATCCACGAATGAAGAATTAGAAACTACCAACGAGGAATTACAATCAACTGTTGAAGAACTAGAAACAACCAATGAAGAATTGCAATCTACCAACGAAGAATTGGAAACAATGAACGAAGAACTGCAATCTAGCAACGAAGAATTGCAGACAATGAACGAAGAAATGCGCGAAAGTAGTGAAGAACTCAACCGAGTTAATACTTTTCTAGAGTCTATTTTGACAAGTTTACGTTCTGGGGTAGTAGTTCTAAGTAGCGAATTGCAGATTTTGATTTGGAACCGTAAAGCAGAAGACTTATGGGGATTGCGGTTTGAGGAAGTATTTTCACAACACTTTATGAGTTTAGATATTGGTTTACCTGTAGAACAACTCAGACAACCGCTACGAGCAATTCTTAATGGTGAAAGAAATAGTCATGAACTGACATTAAATGCCAGAAATCGCAGAGGTAAATCAATTGAATGTCAAATCATTTTAACTCCTCTTAATAATTCAAAATCAAATATTCAAGGAATAATTTTGTTAATGGAAGAACGCGAACAAATTTAAATAATACTATGATTAATTGGGTGAAGCGGGCTGGGATATTAATATCAATGTTAAAAAATAAATGCAAAAAATCGGAATCTTATTCGAGAGTCAATCCGACATCATGTCAAACCCTAGCGCGAGTGTTGAAACCCACTACCACTGGCGCGAAACTGAAGAAGTGGAAGCCGTTGCAACTAATTTAAAAGAACTCGGTTATGAAGTTGATTTAATCGGAACATTAGACGCTTTACTAGAAAGATGGCGACAAAATCAATTACCCGAATTCATCTGGAATCTTTCAGTTAGAACAACATCGCGCAATCGTACCGCTTTAGCACCGGCAATTTTAGAGCAATTGGGTATACCCTACACTGGTGGAGATGCAACGGTAAAAAGTCTGACGTTGAATAAAGACTTTCTCAAACCCGTTTTGCAGTGGAGGGGAATTTCAACACCAGCTTGGTATCGTTATGGAGTTGATGAGGAAATAACACAACCACCTTGGAAAAAATGTATTCTCAAACCTGCTTGCGAAGGATATTCATTAGGTTTGCAAGTTTGGGAAGCATCAGCAGGATTAGCGGAATTACAGAATAAAGTAAAGCAATTACATCAGCAGTTTCAAGCCGCCGTATTATGCGAGCAATTTATTTCCGGGCGTGAGATTACCGTGGGTGTCGTAGGAAATGATGCTCCTGTTTTTATTGGAGCGGTAGAAACTGTAACGACAGAAGGCGCAGTTATGCAACAGCAAGTATTAGATTTACAAGCAAAAAGACGCGGTGGTTTCCAAAAAATAAACGTAGATTTGTATATTCCACAGTTGCGGAAGTTGCGAGAAATAAGTTTAGATTTAATGCAATTACTCAAACCTTTAGATTATGCTACTTTCGATTTTCGAGTTGACAACGACAATCAAGCATATTTATTAGATATCAACGCCGACGCAACCCTTCACCCAAAACGCTCCTTAGCTCAAATTGCTCTGCAAAATGGTTTATCTTACAAACAATTGATTGAAGTGATTTTGCAAACGGCGATGAAGAAGTTAGTTGTTAGTGGTTAGTTGTTAGTTGTTATTAATTTTTGGATTTCTGATTTAGGGATTTAGGAGTTATCAAAAATTATCTCCCCCCTCTTCCCCCTCTCCCCCCTCTTCCCTCTCTTCCCCCTCTCACATGAAATCTCGCTCATTAAAAAACATAGCCGGAATAGTCGCGATCGCAACTCTCGTCAGCAAATTATTCGGGTTGCTGCGTTCGACTTGTATTGCTGCGGCTTTTGGAGTGGGTGCTGTAGCAAATGCGTTTAATTATGCTTATATTATTCCTGGGTTTTTACTGATTGTTGTCGGCGGCTTAAATGGGCCTTTGCATACTGCTTTAGTCAGCATTTTAGCGAGAAGGGATGAAGAGGATAGCAAGGATTTAGTTGCGGCTATTGCAACTCTATTAACTTTGATTTTGATTCCTTTCACCTTGCTAATAATTATTTTCGCACCTTTTCTTATTGACTTATTAGCACCGGGATTAAATTTTCAAGTTAGAGAAATTGCCATTTTACAGTTACAAATTATGGCTCCTCTGGCTTTGTTAGCTGGGCTAATTGGAGTCGGAGTAGGTAGCTTGAATGCAGCAGATTTATACTGGCTACCTTCCGTAAGTCCAATGTTATCTAGTATTGCTGTAATTTCAAGTTTGGGTATTTTAGCTTGGCGTTTGGGAGATGAAATTAACGCACCACAAAATCTGCTTTTGGGTGGAATGGTTTTGGCTGCGGCAACTTTAGCGGGTGCTTTACTTCAATGGTTTGTGCAGTTAATCGTACAGGCACGGTTCGGTTTATTAACAATTCGTCCCCGGTTTAATTTTCGCTCTGGGGAAGTTAAGCAAGTTATGCGGTTAATGGCTCCAGCGACACTTTCGGCTGGTATGTCTAATATCAACCTTTACGTAGATTTACGCTTTGCTTCTTTTATTCCGCAAGCGGCTGCAACTCTTAGCTATGCTGAATTACTTTCGCAAACGCCGAGAGGATTGTTATCAAGTATATTGTTAGTTCCGCTACTGCCAAGCTTTTCCCGACTCGCTGCAAATCAAGAATGGGATCAACTTAAAGAACAAGTTCGTCAAAGTATTGTAGTTACAGCTTTGATAATTTTACCTTTGAGTGCTTTGATGATGGCGTTAGCGACTCCCATCGTCAAAATAGTTTACCAGCGTCAGGCATTTGATAATCAAGCAGTGCAAATGGTTTCGTCGGTTTTAGTAGCTTATAGTTTGGGAATGTTCCCCAGTGTTGGAAGACAAATATTAACGCGGGTATGTTATGCGTTGAATGATGCTAAAACCCCGTTTCGCATCAGCGGATTTAATATTTTACTCAATTTTGGCTTAGATTACTTTTTAGTTAAAAGCTTTGGAATATCGGGTTTAGTATTCGCTTCGATGGGTGTGAATTTAATTGCTGGAGGAATGCTGTTAATTTATCTGCATCGTCAACTTAACGGTTTACGTTGGAGAGAATGGAGTTTACCAATTTTAGGTTTGACTTTAGCTAGTACAATTACGGGTTTAACTTCTTGGGTTACGAGTTTAGGAATTGAAAGAGTTTGGCAAGCTGAAGGATTGATATTTGATTTGGTTCAACTGAGCGTTTCTGCAATTTTTGGTTTGATAATTTTTAGTTTAATTATGGTGTTGTTAAGGATTAGAGAAGTTGATTTATTGTTTTCCCGGTTGCGGAGGTGAGTTAGTTAACGCGCAAACAGACAGAGCGAGGTCACGCCCGCGCTTTTCAACCCAGGGTGGAAAAGCGATATTAGCAGATTTATCTGCCTAGATACTTAATGTCTATCATGGTGTGGGTCGTTTATATAGGTTATTTAATAAGACATAAAATGGTGCAGCAAACATAATCCGTAAAGTAGCGATAATGCTATTAGGCATAGAACTTAGTGGAATCAGTAGAGGTTGCTTGAGTCAGCCTAAGAATTCATTTAATAGGCTCTAAAGTTCCAATTAATAAACCCTCTTTCATCTGCGATAGGGGAAACCGATACTATTCGGGTTTATCATTAAAGTTTTTATTTCTATAACAAAATAAGTATTTTTTCTGGTGCTTAAGTTGTTTAAATCACTAGAATGAAGGTAGATACTTATTCATACTGCTTACTTATTTGCAGTTAAATAGGAGGAAAATGACTGACCATGAATGCACTGTTTCTGTAATTATTCCTGTATACAATGGCGGCACAAATTTTCGTCACTGTTTATCTAGTTTGACTCAAGTAGTAACTCCCTCAACAGAAATCATT comes from Rivularia sp. PCC 7116 and encodes:
- a CDS encoding chemotaxis protein CheB, yielding MKWFPSLHLGGDIKYKRDIVVIGTSAGGVEALSNLVSYLPSDLDAAIFIVLHIPTYATSVLPQILNRAGKLPASHPKDNQEIRAGHIYIAPPDYHLFVEPGYINLLRGPKENNHRPAIDPLFRSAARAYGKRVVGVILTGTLDDGTAGLQAVKMRGGTAIVQSPEDAIYKGMPRSAIRHVEDIDYILPLSEIPQALVELANTPVEAKTNNPVSQQMEIETDFVDMDMATLHNSLLDFLKRLYPPLSPF
- a CDS encoding CheR family methyltransferase, with protein sequence MKDTPENPELESLLEYIKNNRAFDFSGYKRASLSRRIRKRMQIIDIENYVEYLDYLEVHPDEFAELFNTILINVTAFFREPAAWEYIASEIIPNIINNKQANKAIRIWSAGCASGEETYTVAILLAEALGMEEYSQRVKVFATDVDMEALKYARHANYTHKQVANIPSELLDKYFEPINNHFSVQKELRRGVIFGRHDLVQDAPISRIDLLICRNTLMYFNSETQSKIIDRFHFALNNGGFLFLGKAEMLFSRNNLFSPLDLKQRIFTKIHNGNFREMVMEMGYSNNQKQVPQMIERQRIYEAVFEIDPVAQIVLDAKSTIILANAKARNIFNINIKDIGRSLQDLEISYRPVELRSRIDQVHSNRRAISLKDIEWSTPERETKYLDVQIMPLMHNSTDELLGIKIILSDVTRFKHLQQELVHANQELETAYEELQSTNEELETTNEELQSTVEELETTNEELQSTNEELETMNEELQSSNEELQTMNEEMRESSEELNRVNTFLESILTSLRSGVVVLSSELQILIWNRKAEDLWGLRFEEVFSQHFMSLDIGLPVEQLRQPLRAILNGERNSHELTLNARNRRGKSIECQIILTPLNNSKSNIQGIILLMEEREQI
- a CDS encoding D-alanine--D-alanine ligase, which gives rise to MSNPSASVETHYHWRETEEVEAVATNLKELGYEVDLIGTLDALLERWRQNQLPEFIWNLSVRTTSRNRTALAPAILEQLGIPYTGGDATVKSLTLNKDFLKPVLQWRGISTPAWYRYGVDEEITQPPWKKCILKPACEGYSLGLQVWEASAGLAELQNKVKQLHQQFQAAVLCEQFISGREITVGVVGNDAPVFIGAVETVTTEGAVMQQQVLDLQAKRRGGFQKINVDLYIPQLRKLREISLDLMQLLKPLDYATFDFRVDNDNQAYLLDINADATLHPKRSLAQIALQNGLSYKQLIEVILQTAMKKLVVSG
- the murJ gene encoding murein biosynthesis integral membrane protein MurJ; this translates as MKSRSLKNIAGIVAIATLVSKLFGLLRSTCIAAAFGVGAVANAFNYAYIIPGFLLIVVGGLNGPLHTALVSILARRDEEDSKDLVAAIATLLTLILIPFTLLIIIFAPFLIDLLAPGLNFQVREIAILQLQIMAPLALLAGLIGVGVGSLNAADLYWLPSVSPMLSSIAVISSLGILAWRLGDEINAPQNLLLGGMVLAAATLAGALLQWFVQLIVQARFGLLTIRPRFNFRSGEVKQVMRLMAPATLSAGMSNINLYVDLRFASFIPQAAATLSYAELLSQTPRGLLSSILLVPLLPSFSRLAANQEWDQLKEQVRQSIVVTALIILPLSALMMALATPIVKIVYQRQAFDNQAVQMVSSVLVAYSLGMFPSVGRQILTRVCYALNDAKTPFRISGFNILLNFGLDYFLVKSFGISGLVFASMGVNLIAGGMLLIYLHRQLNGLRWREWSLPILGLTLASTITGLTSWVTSLGIERVWQAEGLIFDLVQLSVSAIFGLIIFSLIMVLLRIREVDLLFSRLRR